The Lagopus muta isolate bLagMut1 chromosome 4, bLagMut1 primary, whole genome shotgun sequence genome has a window encoding:
- the UTP3 gene encoding something about silencing protein 10, with the protein MSQREHTESVHWDVALLLDEGNPLERKKRHSALSTQHQSLLVPARVETISVWCYDVPQLLTALCYPPCATPICDGWCLGVSIELLHACCELIPEDARLERTMFGLAAALSSSNRRTPYPRARPSRCLQTGSAEHGHTPRPATGLPYGTELEAAGTSGTTPGVVGRSATTAQEAGRAEGARQRRRKRGLGPFPISGVAMRTRRGTVLRPPPGIADRRDAGEDDEEEVPGGEVGPEGLGDEVEDFHEAQFREVMAALESGEEAGDSEEEEEEEVLGLQLPEEDEDEEEEEDEEEGEPGEEARGVEFYLDRSAEEDEGDEEEEEDDEEEEENEDEDEDLSMESDLEERSKDTDLPHELSWGRRKQLYYDTDYGSDAQAKGKRSQQDVDAEEEEEEQEAKVIQKRLVEDLGEDDYGLDVIQGYLMEQQKTHDSKGQKIVKDLQALSKKEQLKLLKQESPELLQLIEDFEVKLMELKDELHPLLQMVKNGTIPQGKGSRYLQTKYQLYLNYCANISFYLVLKSKRMPVHSHPIIERLVAYRNIINDLAVIDQKLSSQVRLLLKNYYDKKEEKLRERKKFPVLLQPAAKKTKRKREPDLANGRLVAEELADESDLDGEAALKYYKMMEEKLKLKRKRTEEQETLKEPVTEEDPNQKRGVTYQMIKNKGLTPRRKKIDRNPRVKHREKFRRAKIRRKGQVREVRREIHRYGGELSGIRAGVKKSRKLQ; encoded by the coding sequence atGTCACAACGCGAACATACAGAGTCAGTGCATTGGGATGTGGCTTTGCTTTTAGATGAAGGGAATcctctggagaggaaaaaaaggcactctGCTCTTTCCACACAGCATCAGTCATTGCTGGTGCCTGCCAGGGTTGAGACAATCTCAGTGTGGTGCTACGACGTCCCCCAGCTCCTCACGGCTCTGTGTTACCCCCCGTGTGCTACCCCGATATGTGATGGCTGGTGCTTAGGGGTGAGTATAGAGCTGCTCCACGCCTGCTGTGAGCTCATACCCGAAGATGCTCGGTTGGAAAGAACCATGTTTGGACTTGCGGCTGCACTCAGTTCTTCCAACCGCAGAACACCTTATCCGCGAGCCAGGCCCTCACGCTGCCTCCAAACGGGCAGCGCCGAGCACGGCCACACTCCCCGCCCTGCCACCGGCCTCCCTTACGGCACGGAACTCGAGGCGGCCGGAACCAGCGGGACCACGCCCGGAGTGGTGGGAAGGAGCGCGACGACGGCACAGGAAGCGGGCCGAGCGGAAGGAGCGCGACAGCGGCGCCGGAAGCGGGGTCTGGGACCGTTTCCGATTTCCGGCGTAGCCATGAGGACGCGGCGCGGCACTGTCCTGAGACCGCCGCCGGGCATCGCCGACCGCCGCGATGCCGGAGAGGACGACGAGGAGGAAGTGCCCGGCGGAGAGGTGGGCCCCGAGGGCCTGGGAGACGAGGTGGAGGATTTTCACGAGGCGCAGTTTCGGGAGGTGATGGCGGCTCTGGAGAGCGGGGAGGAGGCCGGGGACAgcgaggaagaggaggaggaagaagtactggggctgcagctgccggaggaggatgaagatgaggaggaggaggaggacgaggaggaaGGTGAACCTGGTGAGGAAGCAAGGGGAGTTGAGTTTTATCTCGACCGCAGTGCAGAGGAGGATGAAggagatgaggaggaggaggaggatgatgaagaggaggaggagaatgaagatgaggatgaggaCCTGTCCATGGAGAGTGATTTGGAAGAGCGCAGTAAGGACACTGATCTCCCCCATGAGCTGTCCTGGGGGCGACGCAAACAGCTCTACTACGACACAGACTATGGGAGCGATGCCCAGGCTAAGGGCAAACGTAGCCAGCAAGATGTTgatgctgaggaggaggaagaggagcaagAGGCTAAAGTGATCCAAAAACGGCTGGTGGAGGACTTGGGGGAAGATGATTATGGGCTGGATGTGATCCAGGGCTACCTGATGGAGCAACAGAAAACCCATGATAGCAAGGGACAGAAAATTGTCAAGGATTTGCAGGCCCTTTCCAAGAAAGAGCAGCTGAAGCTACTGAAGCAGGAGTCTCCTGAACTCCTGCAGCTGATTGAAGACTTTGAAGTCAAACTGATGGAGCTCAAGGATGAGCTGCACCCGCTGCTGCAAATGGTAAAAAATGGCACTATCCCACAGGGGAAAGGCAGTCGCTATTTGCAGACCAAGTATCAGCTCTACTTGAATTACTGTGCCAACATCAGTTTCTACTTAGTTTTAAAGTCAAAACGAATGCCAGTTCATAGTCATCCCATCATTGAACGACTGGTTGCTTACAGAAATATCATCAATGACCTAGCTGTGATAGATCAAAAGTTATCCTCACAGGTTCGCCTGCTTCTGAAAAACTATTACGAtaagaaggaggaaaaactcCGGGAGCGGAAGAAGTTTCCAGTGCTTCTTCAACCAGCTGCTAAGAAAACCAAACGAAAACGTGAACCTGATCTTGCTAATGGCCGGCTTGTTGCTGAGGAACTGGCAGATGAATCTGATCTGGATGGAGAGGCTGCGCTAAAATACTATAAGATGATGGAAGAGAAATTGAAACTCAAGAGGAAGAGAACTGAAGAACAGGAAACACTCAAAGAACCAGTGACAGAAGAGGATCCAAACCAGAAGAGAGGTGTGACTTACCAGATGATCAAGAACAAAGGCCTCACCCCCAGGAGGAAGAAGATTGATCGCAACCCCAGGGTCAAGCATAGGGAGAAGTTCAGGCGAGCCAAGATTCGCCGGAAGGGTCAGGTCCGAGAAGTTCGGAGGGAGATACACAGATACGGTGGGGAGCTCTCTGGCATTCGTGCTGGAGttaagaagagcagaaagcttCAGTGA